The uncultured Desulfobulbus sp. genome window below encodes:
- the nuoE gene encoding NADH-quinone oxidoreductase subunit NuoE, with protein MLRSSGRRSRGFLRERQLCWLRNQVNILSRQQYSIWELRSSKYRSPVIPPERQLLTLNPPRLLPWSSRMPSEQHSLEAILSQYAQGRDSLIPLLQEIQEQFQYLSPEAITAVAAHLKLSENDVYGVATFYAQFRFVPPGLHHIKVCEGTACHVRGSDRILESISRSTGIAPGQTSEDGKFSLERVACFGSCALAPVVVVDDKVYGRMTAPKTQKLIEEKK; from the coding sequence ATGTTACGAAGCTCGGGACGTCGTTCACGAGGCTTTTTACGAGAACGACAATTGTGCTGGCTTCGTAATCAAGTCAACATTCTCTCCAGGCAACAGTACTCGATCTGGGAGTTACGAAGCTCCAAATATCGTTCTCCAGTTATTCCACCAGAACGACAACTATTAACCCTCAACCCACCGCGGTTGCTGCCATGGAGTTCCCGCATGCCCTCTGAACAACATTCACTGGAGGCTATCCTCAGCCAGTATGCGCAGGGCCGAGACAGCCTCATCCCCCTGCTGCAGGAAATTCAGGAACAGTTTCAATATCTTTCCCCCGAGGCGATCACCGCCGTTGCGGCTCACCTGAAACTTTCTGAAAACGATGTCTACGGTGTTGCCACTTTTTACGCCCAGTTTCGTTTTGTCCCGCCTGGCCTGCACCATATCAAGGTCTGCGAAGGAACCGCATGCCATGTCCGTGGCTCGGACCGCATTCTCGAATCCATTTCCCGCTCAACAGGTATCGCTCCCGGGCAGACCAGCGAAGACGGCAAATTCAGCCTGGAACGGGTGGCCTGTTTTGGTTCCTGCGCCCTGGCACCGGTCGTGGTTGTGGATGATAAGGTTTACGGGCGTATGACCGCCCCTAAAACGCAAAAGCTCATTGAGGAGAAGAAATGA
- a CDS encoding mechanosensitive ion channel domain-containing protein, producing MQKPHFFSTLFLLLVLFSPSAQATAPEGQAALATAPPEQTAQPPESPPPGVIDQLKELPAEVPTPINTEKIDRAGEEFGQKIHSATQKLEPFLGSWINAQPVWDISWSLMGSCLLLLLLVLLLERLLHFLIARWLARRKNESQEHNWASLLVRGIAKPLSLFLIVYGAYGALSPLFPFLLRQNVGERIYLALSWGTDLAGSIGALWFVYRLVQLASRQLIAWAKTQQGWFGTLLTLIGQRSHAAINLLVLVLFCRLISPLFAPGPTTHAIIGQIFGLLMIFTISWLTIQVLHSVEEVVLRHYRMDVEDNLAARKMHTQVQFIKRMAITLVIVLAGATMLMLFDKVRQLGTSILASAGIIGLMVGLAAQRSISNILVGVQIALTQPIRLDDVVIVENEWGRIEEITTTYVVVKLWDLRRLVVPTTYFTEKPFQNWSRGSAEILGTVFLYTDYTIPVARIREKLRLILEDSLWWNGKLSAVHVTGTSPQGMELRILISADNAGAAWDLRCHIREQMVTFLQEEYPESLPRLRAELHSPSEKSADQPAARTKP from the coding sequence ATGCAGAAACCGCATTTTTTCAGCACTCTTTTTCTCCTGCTCGTTCTTTTTTCGCCCTCTGCCCAGGCAACCGCTCCAGAAGGCCAGGCAGCACTTGCCACTGCTCCACCTGAACAGACCGCGCAGCCCCCAGAGTCCCCCCCGCCCGGGGTTATCGATCAGCTCAAGGAGCTCCCCGCCGAAGTCCCCACCCCCATCAACACTGAAAAAATTGACCGGGCAGGCGAAGAGTTTGGCCAAAAAATTCATTCTGCAACGCAGAAACTCGAGCCCTTTCTAGGCTCCTGGATCAACGCCCAACCCGTCTGGGATATATCCTGGTCGCTCATGGGCAGCTGCCTGCTCCTTCTGCTTCTTGTCCTTCTCCTCGAGCGACTTCTCCATTTTCTCATCGCTCGCTGGCTTGCCCGACGCAAAAACGAATCCCAGGAGCACAACTGGGCCAGCCTCCTGGTTCGAGGAATTGCCAAACCTCTCTCCCTGTTTCTTATCGTTTACGGCGCCTACGGTGCCCTCTCCCCTCTCTTTCCTTTTCTCCTGCGCCAGAACGTTGGGGAACGAATCTACCTTGCCCTAAGCTGGGGCACCGACCTGGCCGGCTCCATCGGGGCTCTTTGGTTTGTCTACCGCCTGGTACAGCTTGCCAGCAGACAGCTCATCGCTTGGGCCAAAACACAGCAGGGCTGGTTTGGCACCCTGCTCACCCTGATTGGACAGCGCTCCCACGCTGCCATCAACCTGCTGGTGCTGGTGCTCTTCTGTCGCCTGATCAGCCCCCTTTTCGCGCCTGGCCCCACCACCCACGCCATCATTGGCCAGATTTTTGGTTTATTGATGATTTTCACCATCTCCTGGCTCACCATCCAGGTTCTCCACAGCGTTGAAGAAGTTGTGCTCCGTCACTATCGTATGGATGTTGAGGACAATCTCGCTGCGCGGAAGATGCACACCCAGGTCCAGTTTATCAAGCGCATGGCCATAACCCTGGTTATTGTCCTTGCCGGCGCCACCATGCTGATGCTCTTTGACAAGGTGCGTCAGCTCGGAACCTCGATTCTGGCCTCCGCAGGAATTATCGGACTCATGGTTGGCCTGGCGGCCCAGCGCTCGATCTCCAATATTCTGGTGGGAGTACAGATCGCCCTCACCCAGCCTATTCGGCTCGATGATGTGGTTATTGTTGAAAATGAATGGGGCCGCATCGAAGAGATCACAACCACCTACGTAGTGGTCAAGTTATGGGATCTTCGCCGGCTGGTGGTCCCAACCACCTATTTTACCGAAAAACCTTTCCAGAACTGGAGCCGGGGTTCTGCCGAGATTTTAGGGACGGTTTTTCTCTATACAGACTACACAATCCCCGTTGCCCGCATTCGCGAGAAACTGCGATTAATTCTTGAGGATTCTCTCTGGTGGAACGGCAAGCTCAGTGCAGTCCACGTGACCGGCACCAGCCCCCAGGGCATGGAATTACGTATCCTTATCAGTGCCGATAACGCTGGAGCGGCCTGGGACCTGCGCTGCCATATCCGCGAACAGATGGTCACCTTCCTTCAAGAGGAATACCCGGAGTCCCTTCCCCGACTTCGAGCGGAACTCCATTCACCTTCTGAAAAATCGGCAGATCAACCAGCAGCGCGCACCAAGCCTTGA
- a CDS encoding class I SAM-dependent methyltransferase, whose product MWYCYPTLEHSGLQLIHLIAMPTPRRHCQNRPPLCPLCGERKDLSPVTGADDRDYLLCPTCHLIFVTAADLPTADQERERYQLHRNSIEDSGYVRFLKSVLSPLLPQLSPEMRGLDYGCGPTPVLAEIMARRNFRCDIYDPFFFPNTLSPPYDFILSTECFEHFHHPHREITRICSLLAPAGWLGIMTEFWQSPQTFADWPYARDTTHVVFYHQSTLHFMTTLFPLTLRHCDNHRLALFQKR is encoded by the coding sequence ATGTGGTACTGCTACCCCACGCTGGAACACTCTGGCCTTCAGCTTATACACCTCATTGCCATGCCTACGCCCAGACGACATTGCCAAAACCGCCCTCCCCTCTGCCCGCTCTGTGGGGAAAGAAAAGATTTATCTCCGGTGACCGGCGCAGACGACCGCGACTACCTGCTCTGTCCCACCTGTCACCTTATTTTTGTTACAGCTGCCGACCTGCCGACAGCCGACCAGGAACGCGAGCGCTACCAACTCCACCGTAACAGCATCGAAGATTCCGGGTATGTCCGTTTTCTGAAATCAGTGCTCTCTCCGCTGCTGCCGCAGCTCAGCCCAGAGATGCGCGGCCTTGATTATGGCTGCGGCCCCACGCCGGTACTTGCTGAAATAATGGCGCGGAGAAACTTTCGCTGCGACATCTACGATCCCTTTTTTTTCCCCAATACGCTGTCCCCTCCCTACGATTTTATTCTCTCCACCGAGTGTTTCGAACATTTTCACCACCCCCACCGGGAAATAACCCGTATCTGCTCACTGCTGGCGCCTGCGGGCTGGCTTGGCATCATGACCGAATTCTGGCAGTCACCACAAACCTTTGCCGACTGGCCCTATGCCCGGGACACCACCCATGTGGTCTTTTACCACCAAAGCACCTTGCATTTCATGACAACGCTCTTTCCACTTACTCTTCGCCACTGCGACAACCATCGCCTAGCCCTGTTTCAAAAGCGATAA
- a CDS encoding DUF3833 domain-containing protein translates to MKIRIMILLLVVSISGCTKRDLTQYSDNTPKLDLFTYFAGKSKGWGIVQDRKGVLVRQFKVDISGELNPEGQLVLTEHFDWSDGEKSSRIWVLTQTDSHTVGGRAEDVLESAVGKVYGNVLNWRYRMNLEVDGMTWEVAFDDWMYLVSDEMLLNKATISKFGIDVAEVTIVFRKEAQ, encoded by the coding sequence ATGAAAATACGGATCATGATCCTCCTGCTCGTCGTGAGCATCAGTGGATGTACCAAGAGAGACCTTACACAATACAGCGACAATACGCCAAAATTAGATCTCTTTACCTATTTTGCCGGAAAGAGCAAAGGGTGGGGGATTGTTCAGGACAGGAAGGGGGTACTTGTTCGCCAATTTAAAGTGGACATAAGCGGAGAACTCAATCCAGAGGGGCAGCTGGTGTTAACAGAGCACTTTGACTGGAGCGACGGCGAAAAATCCTCTCGGATATGGGTGCTGACGCAAACCGACTCGCATACTGTGGGCGGGCGCGCTGAGGACGTGCTTGAGTCGGCTGTCGGTAAGGTTTATGGCAACGTCCTCAACTGGCGGTATCGCATGAATCTTGAGGTGGATGGAATGACCTGGGAGGTCGCCTTTGATGACTGGATGTATCTGGTCAGTGATGAAATGTTGCTAAACAAGGCCACCATCTCCAAATTTGGCATAGATGTCGCTGAAGTAACCATTGTTTTTCGCAAAGAAGCTCAGTGA
- a CDS encoding chalcone isomerase family protein, whose protein sequence is MLMPTLLKALLFVLFTPALVVASDFKETLRKIGQASGYYLTFIKVYDASLYISGDDQAQNILKDTVSKCLHITYDVAIENDILIQSATEALGRQFSQDILAKYHDDIDKIHKSYQDVQEGDSYTLCYNHQKQETTLEFNNNLEVSTVSPGFAAVYLSVWLGERDPLDSKVRDALLGTVL, encoded by the coding sequence ATGTTAATGCCAACCCTGTTGAAAGCACTCTTGTTTGTGTTGTTTACTCCTGCACTTGTTGTTGCCTCTGATTTCAAAGAAACGTTGCGGAAAATTGGTCAGGCGAGTGGTTACTATCTTACGTTTATCAAAGTGTATGATGCAAGCTTATACATATCAGGCGATGATCAGGCCCAAAACATCCTGAAGGATACTGTTTCAAAATGTCTGCACATAACCTATGATGTTGCAATTGAAAACGATATACTTATTCAATCGGCGACTGAGGCACTTGGCCGACAGTTTTCTCAAGATATTTTAGCCAAATATCATGATGACATAGATAAAATCCATAAAAGTTATCAGGATGTGCAGGAAGGGGACAGTTACACACTCTGTTATAACCACCAGAAACAGGAAACAACCCTGGAATTCAACAATAATCTCGAGGTTTCCACCGTCTCTCCGGGATTTGCGGCAGTGTATTTGAGTGTCTGGCTGGGGGAGCGTGATCCGCTGGACAGTAAAGTACGGGACGCACTTCTTGGTACGGTGCTCTAG